The stretch of DNA AGTCACGTCCGCATACATAGTGCCGGTGCTGTTAGGGCATAATACTTTCAGAGTATTGCCGTTTTTCTCGACTAGGGGTTGGGCGGTGGCGACCACCCCATCAATTAAGGCAGGGATGTCAAAGTTTTCTAGGTAGACATCCATTCGCCCTGCTTCAATTTTAGAGATGTCTAGGATATCGTTGATCAAAGAGAGTAAATGTTTACCTGCGGTACGGATTTTATCAAGATCGGGGATGAAATCTTTGACTGCTAAATCTTCGGCTTCTTCAGCAAGCATTTCACTGTAACCGATGATCGCGTTCAAAGGCGTTCGCAGTTCGTGACTCATATTGGCGAGAAACGTACTTTTGGCACGGTTGGCGGATTCTGCGGCTTCTAAGGCTAATTGGCAGGATACTTCTGCTTTTTTGCGATCGCTAATATCTTCAACAGTGCCTTCGTAACAGGAGATCGCACCCCCCGATGCCCGAACTGCACGCGCGTTCTCGGAAATCCAAATAATACTACCGTCTCGGCGGTATACTTCTGACTCAAATCTCAAGATTTCATTCTGCGTCTCCATCGCTGCTAGAAATTCCTGGCGACGGTTTGGGTCTACATAAAGTTGGCTGCCAATATCTGTCAGTTGTGCCAGCATTTCTTCGGGGTTGCTGTAGCCGTAAATGTGGGCTAGGGCAGGATTGGCGCTGATGTATCGCCCATCGGCGGTACTTTGAAATATGCCTTCTACTGCGTTTTCAAAGATGCTGCGGTATTTAATTTCTGCTTGCCTTAGAGCTTCTTCTGCCCGCTTGCGCTCTAAGGCATTTGCCAGCATTTCTCCTACCATTTTAAATAGGGTTAATATTTCTGGCGATCGCGTTTTTGGGGATGGTTGGGCCTCGAATCCCAGGAACCCTACCAGTTCTTTACTACAGACTAAGGGAATAATAATTACCGATTGCATTTTTTCTGTAGCACTGTCCCAGGGAGGAGCAGAAAAAGTCTCTTCCCGATCGCGATCGCGCAGACAAGCAACTTCCGCTAAAATATTAGTCGGTTGGTTCTCTAGTTCGGGAATGTAAACATTTTCAAATCGATCGAGTTGTTCTACGATCCAGGGAATTTGCGATCGCCTCACTGTTTTGAGTCTGCCCTCTTGGTTCTCAATCCCCGCCGCGCACCATTCACACACATTTTCCAGTTGACTGCCATCATCAACAAATAGATATATATAACTGCGATCGACAGCACTTAATCTGCCAATCTCTTCCAGCGCTTGGTGAATGCCCAAATCTATCTCCTCTGGAGATAAACTAATAAAGTGGGTTGACAAATTAGTAATTAGCTGCTCAAATTGAATCCGATATTCCAGGTCTTTTTCTACTTGTTTGCGCTCAGTTACATCCCGAAATATCCATACCCGACCGACAATTTTTTTCCCGACTTGGGAAGGGTGAGAACTTACCTCTAAAATTCTCCCATCTTTAAATTCTAACAAATTGTTAATCTGTGCATCCGGCTCAGCCGACAATTTGATTGCAGTTTTGAGAAAAGCTTGGGGATATTTCAACTGGCGGATCACGAACGGGAGAGCTGTGGGCGGGCCATTGCCAGGTTGGGCTAAAAGCATGGCATTATCAACTAAACCCCACATTTCCACAAACTTTTGATTAAAATTACTAACTTTTCCCTGGCGATCTAGTGCGAGAATACCCGCATCTGTGGATTCAAATACTGCTTGTAACATCGAGAGCGATCGCTCTAACTCTCCCATCAAACGCTGGCGCTCTGCAATATCAAAAAACACTAAAACACCACTACCGTCTCCGCCTACAATCGGATTAAAAAAATAACAAACTGATAAAATCGTCCCATCCTGACAGAGGAACTTACCATCTGAGTTGCTGCAAGCCTGACCGATAGCGATCGCTTCCCTAAGAGATAATTGACTTTTCCGCGCCTTAATCTCACTCTCAGAGGCTCCTTCGTGTTTGTTTCCCCCTTCCCCTTGTACCCTCGTCCCCGCTTTCCCCAGCGTGACACCAATTCGAGCCAACAGAGGCGCACCCGCCAATTCTGAAAACCCCCACCCCAGTAAGCGTTCCCCTTCAGGGTTAATATAGAGCACATAGCCCCTAGTATCTAAAGTACAAAGTCCCACGCCTAAACTATCCAGTACCGCCGACAGTCCATCCACTTCCCACAAGCCAGAGGCTTCATAGTCCAGAGCCTCCGCCTCTGCATCGAGCGGTTTGGCATCAATTAACTCCTGTTCTTGACGGCTATAGCGATCGTTCACCTGCTCTAGAAATTGCTGCCACTGCTGTGCACCCAGAGGCGGGGACTCTAGGCTCAGGCCGAGCTCTTGAAGTTGGCGCTTGAGGTGAGGGTGCATAATTTATAGTTACGCTATATTTATTAATTTATTAGTTGTCAACTCATTTCTAGTTTTTAGAGGATAGTCCACATTGTCGGGAAAGAACAGGGTGAAAGTAGAGCCAACACCTACCTCACTTTCAACTATAATTTCATCCCCCATCATTTTACAGAACTGTTGGCTGATAGCTAGTCCCAGAACAGTAATTCCATACTTGCGGGTAGTAGAAGCGTCAGCTTGGGGAATGCTTGAAATATATGCTGGAATTGGTTATTAGCCATACCAATTCCAGATCGCGGACTTGAAAAATTATCAAGTTAGAGATGTAAGATGCGGAAATTTTGAGATAGTGGTGTTGGACTCCCAAGTCTTGGTAGTTGTGAGATGGCAGCGTTGCACTCGTAATGCTTCCCGGTTGAGACTGGAAAGAGCTTGGAGAAATTCCTTCAGTTTCCTTTGTTCCTGACAAAGTTAAACTTTCCGGGTAGGCTACGTCAAGGCGGTTTTGAGTGGGAAGAGGAAGCAAATTTCCCCCATCTCCCCGATTTCGCCGTCTTCCTATCTCCCCATCTCCCTGCTTTCTACTCCCTGAGAGCGTAATCGTACCTTCCTTACTAAATTTGGCAGCATTACTAAGCAAGTTTAGTAGCACTTGCCGCACTTTAGCTAACTCTAACTCTTGTTGTATGCGCTTGCGCTCGGTGATGTCTCGGATCGTGCTTTGGGTGGCGAGTTGACCTTGATAGGTGATGCGAATCGCGATCGGGTCGTAGTAATTTAAAAGCCCATAGCTAAATTTAAGTACGTCCTGGTTGAGAGTTTTATCCCACTCTCTAAGGTAAAGCAAGTTGCGCGTAAATGTCTGATCTTCTTTAAAATTAACTGCCAGGAGTTTCAAAAATATACAAGTTAAAATCAATACAAATCCGGCAGTAAACATTATTTGCTGCGGTCTGGTAAATTTAGTAAAGATATGATTGCAGAGGCGAACGAATAATAAACTCATAGAGATGCCTCTGAATCACCCATAGATGTTGATATTTGGTCTAGAGTAGCCGGTAGCCACATAGTAAAAGTGGAACCTTTATCTAACTCACTGTTAACACTAATATCTCCCCCCATCATCTGGCATAATTTTTTGGTAATCGTTAGCCCTAAGCCAGTACCGCCATATTTTTTAGTAGTTGAAGAATCTGCTTGCGTGAAAGGATCGAACACTCTTTCTAACTGTTCTGGGCTCATGCCAATTCCAGTATCGCTGACAGTAAAGACGATCCATTCTGTCAATTTGGGAGAGATACCTTCAGTTTGCTTCGTTACTCGCAAGCCTTCCTCCTTTCCCAAGCTGCGG from Kamptonema formosum PCC 6407 encodes:
- a CDS encoding response regulator, with translation MHPHLKRQLQELGLSLESPPLGAQQWQQFLEQVNDRYSRQEQELIDAKPLDAEAEALDYEASGLWEVDGLSAVLDSLGVGLCTLDTRGYVLYINPEGERLLGWGFSELAGAPLLARIGVTLGKAGTRVQGEGGNKHEGASESEIKARKSQLSLREAIAIGQACSNSDGKFLCQDGTILSVCYFFNPIVGGDGSGVLVFFDIAERQRLMGELERSLSMLQAVFESTDAGILALDRQGKVSNFNQKFVEMWGLVDNAMLLAQPGNGPPTALPFVIRQLKYPQAFLKTAIKLSAEPDAQINNLLEFKDGRILEVSSHPSQVGKKIVGRVWIFRDVTERKQVEKDLEYRIQFEQLITNLSTHFISLSPEEIDLGIHQALEEIGRLSAVDRSYIYLFVDDGSQLENVCEWCAAGIENQEGRLKTVRRSQIPWIVEQLDRFENVYIPELENQPTNILAEVACLRDRDREETFSAPPWDSATEKMQSVIIIPLVCSKELVGFLGFEAQPSPKTRSPEILTLFKMVGEMLANALERKRAEEALRQAEIKYRSIFENAVEGIFQSTADGRYISANPALAHIYGYSNPEEMLAQLTDIGSQLYVDPNRRQEFLAAMETQNEILRFESEVYRRDGSIIWISENARAVRASGGAISCYEGTVEDISDRKKAEVSCQLALEAAESANRAKSTFLANMSHELRTPLNAIIGYSEMLAEEAEDLAVKDFIPDLDKIRTAGKHLLSLINDILDISKIEAGRMDVYLENFDIPALIDGVVATAQPLVEKNGNTLKVLCPNSTGTMYADVTKMRQILLNLLSNAAKFTQEGTITLTVERVKHEKLTSPEVNFIPEQSQGTLLGLLQNPDILSQFLIYDCDSLIFRVADTGIGMNPQQLKQLFQPFTQGDASTTRKYGGTGLGLAISQRFCQMMGGDIAVESALGEGTVFTVVLPSEFSDRLAENPEPETSDRPPTPITSGTVLVVDDDQIARDLIERSLTREGLRIEAAATGTEALRRAKELRPDAITLDVMMPGMDGWAVLAALKADPDLADIPVILLSFVGNKSLGFALGASDYLTKPVDGKRLAHLLSKYRRDLNFTSGSLTGQILIVEDDLATREMLRRILEKEGWLVAEADSGRAALKQLALAPPNLILLDLMLPEMDGFQFISEIQNSASDDPIPIIVITAKDLTPGERLHLNGYVEQILQKGVYSRDALLRDVRALINASLGRRQGTPRKEETNG
- a CDS encoding ATP-binding protein, which encodes MPAYISSIPQADASTTRKYGITVLGLAISQQFCKMMGDEIIVESEVGVGSTFTLFFPDNVDYPLKTRNELTTNKLINIA